The Bacteroidota bacterium genome window below encodes:
- a CDS encoding glycosyltransferase, which produces MKILQICHRVPFPAVDGGNIAMMNMALSLAQSGHEVHQFSLNTSRHFIDMKTIPVELKDKLHMSASYIDTRIKAADAFLNLFSHHSYNMVRFFSMHVANDLSKLLEKNKFDIIQLETLFCTPYIETIRKYSKAKIVLRSHNVEHIIWERLAVSEKKILKKKYLNLLAGRLKQYELKTLSAIDGIISITSVDENIFKSLGFKGPILSIPLGIDVNDYVNSTSEKSEMVLYHLGSMDWLPNLEGVEWFLKECWTKIHQYNPQAKLFLAGRDFPQHIIDAHYPNVTCDGLVADAAAYTMNKQIMIVPLLSGSGMRVKIIQGLAAGKTIISTSIGAEGIEVEHEKNILIANTPPEFAAMIKRCMENENWCRQIGNNGRKLAEEKYSLQCTGEMVGKFYKNYSIELKCGFKFKVQSSKLAS; this is translated from the coding sequence GTGAAAATTCTTCAGATCTGCCATAGAGTGCCATTTCCAGCAGTAGATGGAGGAAATATTGCAATGATGAACATGGCTTTGTCCTTGGCTCAATCCGGACACGAAGTTCATCAATTCAGTTTGAATACTTCCAGACATTTCATCGACATGAAAACTATTCCTGTTGAATTGAAAGATAAGTTACACATGTCTGCTTCATATATCGATACAAGGATAAAAGCCGCAGATGCATTTCTGAATTTGTTTTCGCACCATTCTTATAATATGGTCCGTTTCTTTTCAATGCATGTTGCCAATGATCTTTCCAAATTACTGGAGAAAAATAAATTCGATATTATTCAACTCGAAACTCTTTTCTGCACACCATACATTGAAACTATCCGGAAGTATTCAAAAGCAAAAATAGTTCTGAGGTCGCATAATGTTGAACATATTATCTGGGAACGTTTAGCAGTCTCTGAAAAAAAAATTCTCAAAAAGAAATACCTCAATTTATTAGCCGGCCGGTTGAAACAATATGAATTGAAAACCCTTTCTGCAATCGATGGTATTATATCAATTACATCTGTTGATGAAAATATTTTTAAGTCCCTTGGATTCAAAGGACCGATTCTGTCAATACCATTAGGCATTGATGTAAATGATTACGTGAATAGTACTTCTGAAAAAAGTGAAATGGTATTGTACCATCTCGGTTCAATGGACTGGCTTCCGAATCTTGAAGGTGTCGAATGGTTTTTGAAAGAATGCTGGACAAAGATCCATCAATACAATCCGCAAGCAAAGCTTTTTCTTGCCGGAAGAGATTTCCCGCAACATATTATTGACGCACATTATCCGAATGTTACATGCGATGGACTTGTTGCCGATGCCGCAGCATATACGATGAATAAGCAGATCATGATCGTTCCGTTATTAAGTGGCAGTGGTATGCGGGTTAAAATTATTCAGGGACTTGCAGCAGGAAAAACGATCATCTCTACCTCTATCGGCGCTGAAGGAATTGAAGTGGAACACGAAAAAAATATTCTTATCGCCAATACCCCACCTGAATTTGCAGCAATGATAAAACGATGCATGGAAAACGAAAACTGGTGCAGACAAATCGGGAATAATGGAAGGAAGCTGGCGGAAGAAAAGTATTCTCTTCAGTG